In the genome of Paralichthys olivaceus isolate ysfri-2021 chromosome 10, ASM2471397v2, whole genome shotgun sequence, the window taaacagGTTTATGCTTCATTCAGTTCACGTCTTTGATGAAACACTTTCAACCTGATGTGATTTAAATTCTGTTTGTTCCAGAAACACGAGAGCGAAGCGCTGTCATcggtgaagaggagggaggaagaggagacggagCTGAAGGAGGCGATGGGGGCGTCGCTGAGCGAGGGATGGTCGCTCCTCCTTCACCTGCTCCACAGACGACAGGAAGTCCTGATGATGGCGTCAGACTTTTACCACCGAGCGCTGGAGGTgagaaacatctggaaacatgAGGGTCAAGGGTCACAGGGAAACAAAGAccagccccctggtggctgcctgcagAACAgcttatttaaatatataaaccctgcctcccccatgttagcagacaaaaatcgtgtgtgtgtgtgtgtgtgtgtgagtgagtgtgtgtgtgagtgtgtgtgtgtgtgtgtgagtgtgtgtgagtgtgtgtgtgtgagtgtgtttgtgtgtgtgtgtgagtgtgtgagtgtgtgtgtgtgtgtgtgtgtgtgtgtgagtgtgtgtgagtgtgtgtgtgtgtgagtgagtgtgtgtgagtgtgtgtgagtgtgtgtgagtgagtgagtgtgtgtgtgagtgagtgtgtgtgtgagtgtgtgtgtgtgtgtgtgagtgagtgtgtgtgtgagtgagtgagtgtgtgtgtgagtgtgtgtgtgtgtgtgaataaataaactGCTTTGATTTATCAGATAAATACAAACTATttgacctgtgacctctgacccctctcGTGCTGCAGTAAAGTGTCCTCTGTCCTTTGTCCCTTCACATGAAGGACAACACTTCAGTGTCTCATGTCTCAGGCGGAGACTTGTCCTTTGGCTGCTGGGGTTTTATTAGcggcagctgctgcagcctttGTCCCACTGAGCTGCTATTTTAACTTGTTTACACTGTGgcagctaacagcagctaacagcagctaacagcagctaacagcagctaacagcagctaacagcagctaacagcagctaacagCTGTTAGCATCCATCACAGTTCTGACTCCGGTTCTTTGTTGACAAACTGCGACGCTAACGGATCAGCTGTTCTATGTGTTAttaataacagcagcagcagctccgtcCATAGAGACtcggcttgggaaccggagggtcaccggttcaagtccagcatggactaAAAGTATGGAAggtgccgaggtgcccttgagcaaggcaccaaaccccccAAATGCTCGCAGGGCGCTTCTcaggggctgcccatcactctaccgagccctttgtgtgtgtgtgtgtgtgtgtgtgtgtgtataaataaaaattagtgtaaaaagaatttccccctCGGggaatcaataaagtatttcttcttcttcttcttcatcaacagttcatataattataataataactgtctctctctctctctctccctctgtctctccctctctctctctctctctctgtagtttGACGTCAGTATCAACAAACTTGAGAATCTTCAGATGAGACCAGACGAAGTTCAGCTCAGATTCGACTCCATGAGAAAAGGTAACTGGTTTGAAACCAGTTTGAAACCAGTTTACAGGAGAGATTGATCTTGAAGCTGATTTAAACTGTAGATTAACTGGTTTAAACTCAAGTTATAGTTAAACAGGTTTGAACCGTAGATAAACCTGGTTCGTGTGTTCGTCTGATTTAAACCGGTTTGGTTGGTCGATGTTAAACGTGTGTAAACATCTGTGGTGTCGTCGTTGTGTTTTGGTTCCAGATGTTCTGCTGAAGTCTCTGCAGGTTTTAAACAGCAGCAACGTTCTGCTGGACAAACTCCAACAGCTGCAGAGCACCGAGGCCCTCCAGAGGAGAGGGGCGGTACTGCaggaccagcagggggcaggggGGTGTGAGGAAATGGTGACACTGACTTTGTTTacattggttttaatttgaatctGGAATAACTCATGTGTAACTTAACTTTGCACTTTACCGTGCCCAGAGTTCTCAGAGCAGCCAGGAGGTGGCGCtgaggctggaggagctggtggagatgcTGCAGGATCGGAGGAGGAGGGCGGACCAGGCCGTcaggctgcagctgcaacaGGCGGAGACAAGTGTCGTGGTCCGAAAGAAAGAGTCTGGATCAGAGGTCAGAGACacggtgacatcatcagtgacatcatcagtgacatcatcagtccAGAGACCCCATTCACAAATATTTTGTCAAACAGCTGAACTGAATGAAACCGTCCAGAAAAGACTGTAAAACCCTCCTGATCTGTCTCCTCCACAGGACTGGACCCTCatcctggaccagaacctggagTCTGAATCcacaccagcagagggcactCACCTGCAGACACATTCCAGAACAGAAGAATCCAGAGACCGTCAGACTGGATCCAGATCAGGTCCAAAGCCTGAGTCCAGTACAGTTCAGAAGCCTAGAGTCAAATTAGTGGTGAGGTCTGGATCTAGATCAGACATTCAGTCTGGATCCAGGTCAGAGGAAACCAGAAAGTTAGAATCAGGATCTAGATCAGAGCTAACATCTAGATCCAGAttagagagaaacaaagacctGCAGTCTGAATCCAGCTCAGAGGACAATGTGGAGCCCCACTTAGGGTCAGACCTGAAGCCTGGATCCAGATCAGACAAGACTGGAAACCTGCagcaacaggaaacaaagaccAACAGGTAACGTTctccatgttcacacacacacacacacacacacacacacacacacacacacacacacacacacacacacacacacacactgagacacaacCCAACATAACCTGcatgattttcttcttctgtggtagTGGGCGGGTGGACAGATACAGTGGAGAAGACCACACCCACCAAGTCCTACCGACCAGTCAGCAGCAAGAGCTGCTATCGTCATGTGAACGTCTTGTGGACAAGGTGATATTTAGATCTTAGACTGAAGAACAATGAAACTGGTTCACActcatacgtgtgtgtgtgtgtgtgtgtgtgtgtgtgtgtgtgtgtgtgtgtgtgttgcaggtgtgGAGCTGggtgcagcagagcagcaatGTGTTGTCTCACAGCTCTGAAGCAGGACGAAACCTGACGGAGGCTGAAGatgctctgaacacacacatgcagctgcacacacaggctgaggcacgcacacacacacacacacacacacacatacacatacacacaggctgaggcacgcacacacacacacacacacacacaaacacacacatacacacaggctgaggcacgcacacacacacacacacgcacacacacacacacacacacacacacacaggctgaagcacgcacacacacacacactcacacacacacacacacacacacacacagtagaaatACAGCAGGTTCCACTGAATCATAAGATGTAAACACTTTGTGAAGGTTAATAAAAACTCAAGTCTGTGaactacaactcccatgatgcatttcAATAAGAGATCCAGACTTGATATTTAAAGTTATCTGCTCAGCTGATGGTGGCAGATAAACTTTGGTTTGATGAgtcctctgtgttttatttcctgttcagTCAGCGTGTCAGGATGCAGAGAACCTGAAGCAGATCCTGGACCAGGTCCGAGCTCCACACACCGGTCCGAGGGCCGGTCCTGGACAGCTGTCCCCGCTGAGGGCcctcacagagcagctgaagagagggagacagaccaGAACTGATGCCGCTGCTCCGCTGAGTCCTGAACTTGCTGCTCGAGCTGATGTGGTCCTGACGGAGCTGCAGAGTGTGAACAGGACGATAGAgtcaaacctgcagctgctgcacacgTACGTCTTGTTCCTCGGAGCAGCGCAGCAGGTCAGAGTCTGAATCTGAGCTCTGTGTGATgaacagcctgtgtgtgtgtgtggggggggggggggggggagtgaaaTCTAATTATCTTGCTCTGGATCAAAGAGTGAAGTCAGATTTGACAAGTCCTGTCACAGAGCGCCCTCATGTGGTGACACTCTGTTGTTttccagctggaggaggagatagAAGAAGTGAGGGAGGTctacaggaggagaggagaggaggaggagggagaggacgaagaggagaggggggctGCAGACAGTTCCAGGTCaccaccacagaagaagaagagggtggACGCTCGCTGGGAGGAAACGCTGCAGAGGCTCCACGCTGCGCAGGAAGTGGGAAACAGCTTCGTCCAGAttgtcaccatggtaaccaggCTGTCAGGGGTCAGACTGAATGGGTTCTGATACAGTCGTTGAAAAGTAATCAGATTACATGACATGAAGTTACCTGAGGTCAGAGACACGGTGTTACAGAgatctgatgatgtcatcaggaataaagttaaaaaagctGAGGTGATCTGTAACGACAGAatataacagtgtgtgtgtgtgtgtgtgtgtgtgtgtgtgtgtgtgtgtgtgtgtgtgtgtgtgtgtgtgtgtgtgtgtgtgtgtatgtgtgtgcgtgcatgcgtgtgtgtgtgtgtgtgtgtgtgtgtatgtgtgtgagtgtgtgtgtgtgtgtgtgtgtgtgtgtgtgtgtatgtgtgtgtgtgtgtgtgtgagagtgtgtgtgtgtgtgtgtgagtgtgtgtgtgtgtgtctgtgtgtgtatgtgtgtgcgtgcatgcgtgtgtgtgtgtgtgtgtgtgtgtgtgtgtgtgtgtgtgtgtgtgtgtgtgtgtgagagtgtgtgtgtgtgtgtgagtgtgtgtgtgtgtgtgtgtgtctgtgtgtgtatgtgtgtgcgtgcatgcgtgtgtgtgtgtgtattgtcaGGCGTCAGGATCGGGGTTGGACCTGCACTCTGTGGCGTCCGTGGTCCAGCGGACGATCAAGCAGCTCAtcagaaccaaacaggaagtgaatgagCTGCGGAGTCACCATCAAGTCCAGATCCGtcagcaggaagtgacatcacacaggaagtacagagagagactgttaaAGGTCAGCGTTACTGCtctttttattcaaactgtaaatacctgagttttactttaaatgtactTAAATATAGTTACATattgtaaaataagaaaattctAGTAAAGTATGAGTATCTGAGTATTGGTACTTGATTACTGCGCTGTACTCTGTGTGGTCAGGCGCTGCAGGACTTGAGGAGCGTCTCTGAACTGCTGGACTCGTGCACTAACGTGGATCTGGGCTCAGACCTGCAGACCTCCACACTGACAGAGCGCTTCAGTCAGGCCACGCCTCTTTTCACTGTGAGTCATGTGACTCTTTAACTGCCAATAGATACAGGACAGGACATGGAGGGAGAGCAAAGGCTCATGGGAACATgacttttatatcatcaaataacaaacagaTGATTTGGTCAGTCTCTTCTTTTGTCAGCAGCTGGATGCAGAGGTGgagcaggtgatgaggagctggaagaggctgagaggagaccaggaggtggaggaggaggaggaggacaacatGTCTGAGCTTCTGAGGCTCCAGAAGAAAGTGaaggagcagctggagcagagcGAGTGGATCCTGGATCTGAGCAGCAGTTTCCACCTCAGAGCTCAGCAGGTCAGAGTCAGCTGATCACATCTGTGGAGCACGGGGATCGAACACCGAGTGAGAgggcctgtctgtgtctcactgttgtttcctgtgtgtccaGCTGGAGGCGCTGCTGCTCTCGGACTCTGATGGTTCACATGAGAAACAGGAACTGATCCAGAGTCTGTTCAcaacagctgctgcactgaAGACCAACATCTGTACAGCTGCTGCCCAGTGTGTATGTACAACACACCCGACCCGACCCGACCCGACCCGACACAACCCGACCCGACTCGACACGACACGACACCACACGACACGACCCGACCCGACACCACACGACACGACCCGACCCGACACGACACGACCCGACACGACCCGACCCGACACGACACGACCCGACCCGACCCGACCCGACCCGACCCGACCCGACTCGACTCGACCCGACCCGACCCGACACGACACGACCCGACCCGACACGCTGGTCATAAACTGAGAAGAAGTTCCAGCTGCTAAATGCAGGAAGGACAGCTGGTAAAACATCTGCATACGTTACGGCGCCCCCTGGTGACATttggtaaaaatattttacGTGACCACGACATAATAACGTGAATCTGTTGTTTACTAACAAGACGAGTGGGGGTGAAGTGAACCTGACTGATAAACAGTAGTTGTAGTAAGTAGTAACACTTGAATACTGTAATTCTGTTGTATTATGACTTTAATACTGTGGTACTGTAATATTATAGTAGTTTAATACTGCAGTATGATAGTGCTATAACACTGCGGTAGTATTGAAGTACTGTAATACTGCAGTATTAAAACTGTGTGTGCTCTCAGGACTGGGCAGGTTTCAAACTTCAGCAGCTGGAGCTTCGTCTTCTCTCTCTCGACTCGCTCTGCGTCTCGTGGCTGAACGAAGCCGCTCGCCGGGGGGAGGAGCTCCGCAGAGAGCGTGTGACCCGGCAGATCAACGATGACATCGCCCAGGTGAGGTcacagttaccatggtgatctACTAACACACCACACTCTACACACTCAGCTGTAGTTCATGAGTGTGGCCAGCAGAGGCGCTGCAGCTCTCTTTATATACGGTCTGTGATAAATATCTGTCTCGTCTATTTAATGTGTCGACACATTAACATGTTTCGATATTTAAAGACTTTTAATTGAATCAATTATTTTGAAGTTATAATTTGCAGCAGATTTGACAGGAAATGTTCAAACTGTAGATTAAAGATGATTTCACTGTTTAACACTGAATGAAAGGATGAAAGTGTTCAGAGGCGGCTTTGATCTCAGTCTAAATATAAGtgatgtttctcctctgactCACTCTGACTGTCACTGTATcatgtgttcagctgcagttcCTCTAATGGCCActagagtttttttttccatcactgtccacacacatccactagagggcagctcAGAGTCtgagagtttctgacaacaataAACATGGCGACCGTGGAGGAGGTTGTGAGCCTCTCGAGAACCGATCTGTTCTCttaaagttttttaatttctacatCATCACCAGTGTTCGTGCCACTTGAACTTTTAGCTATGCTGCCCCCTGTGATTTCTGGTGGTACtgcattttgtctgtttcttccGCATTGAGCACAAATACGCAGAATACAGGCCGGAGGCTCCGCCTGGTTTCTTATGTATCATAAGTGGTGTGAATGTTTCTACCCAGTCAGCTGCATCCAGGCGAAAGGATGGAGGGGAATGATAAACACGAGGGCGCCCTCTACAGGTGAACCTGTGGAATAGTTGGAACTTTTTTAGCTGGTTACACAGGTTCAGTCTGTCGAGTCACTGAGCAACAactgcaggagagagggagggagagaaaaaggctAAATACAGGCTGAGTCAGCCCATTAACCATCATGCACCTGGTGCTGTGTGTCACCAGCACGTTGAAACCTGAAGACGCAGCTGAGATAAACGTCAGAGactcaaataaaatgtagaaacatTGATGTTGATTGAAATAAAACGTTCCTGCAGATCTAAATAACATTTCCCTGAGGAGCATTAAATCAACCACATGCAGAAAAACCTGTGACAACATGCACAAGCTTCAGGCTCCTTCACTGAGAGAGTCGCTCTCAACAGTCGTGTGGCTCACTTCATACTGTTCAAGATAAGAATAGtcattaaaaatcaaatgtttgtgaTTCAGTATTTACACTTTGCAGACATTTGTCGActtaaaggtcagaggtcaacagaAGATTAGAGGACTGACCTCTGTAGACGTGTTCAGACAATACAGAGCTGAAGTCAGAGGAGAGAGCTGGTTTGTTTTAGGGTttggatgaaaatgaaaatgattccaAAGGTTTTCTGAACATCTGTCAAAGGATCAACGTTTCTGAAATGAGGCTGAAACCTCAAAATAATCTCGTGTCATGAAACAGGATGATAGAACTGAGGCAGCTGAAACGTAACTGCTGAGAGAGTCAAAGATTTTGTTGAACAAACAGAGGATTTAATGAGTCAGATTAGCCTTGAACCTGAGTGACCGAGGATCCTCACGGACACGCAGAGAGACTAAAGATCAACTGTCACCGCTCTGTAACCAAACACCCCCTCTACATATCCCATGATGCCTCAGTCAGATGGTTGAGACGAGTGTGAGCTTCAGGGAGAAGAGTCCCAACGTGACTTAGTGTTTGGACTCTTCACTGCTGAGTCACCTGAAGGAATCCTCAGGAGTGAGTTTGGTTCTATTTCGATCATCACAGACATTCAGAGTATTTCAGTTCAGTAtcctcagagaaacatttttcatcCATCAGCTGAACTCTGACAGACTGAGCTATGTTCGTTTGGGTTCAGTGATGAGATACTTTGTGGTACTTCATGTTGAATTATCTGAGGTACTACAGGGGCATTCTGCCCTCTTGTGGTTAAACTGAAGAACTTCATGGTTCTACTAAGGATCTCTTCTGGATCTGATAAGTACCATGTGGTCCGTTATGGTCTTCTGGGACACCTCTTAAGTCCTCCATTATACCCTTGGGTGGAGTTCAGTGTACTAAATGATTTTCCTGGGTACTTCATATTAGTGTGGGTTAGTTTTAATACTTTGTGGTACTTTGTTACTTGGGGGTGGAAGGAGCCTGAAATGGGACAACGATGCGCTCCACTGTGGCGTGATCGGTCATCGAATGTAGCCTCTGAAGAAGAgacagcttcacttcctgtagGACACCTCATCGCACTTTGTGGTTGTTACTGCATGTGAATCTCTTTTTCATATACCCTGAGGTGTTTTACTTTGACGATCCTTTGTGTAACCTGTGGTACTTTCACACTCCCTGGGTTTCCTCGGACGACTGAGGTTTCTGAGGAGACAGCTTCACTCCGCCTCCAGCTCAGTGTTATAAAAACAGTCCCACCTCCTCAGCCTCTGATTTCATCTCCTTCATCTGTTCATGGGACttcactgtgtctgtctctctctcagctgtctTTAGCTGACAGATCAGCCACATGACACCGCTGCTCCTCCTGTCCGAGGCAGGAATGTCCCACTGGATTTAGACCCTGCCGCTCTAAAAATAATCTCACCAAAGCTCCGTCCACATGCAGTTACCTCAACGCTGAGCGAAAACCCAGCGAGCTTATCAAAGATCAGTTATGATACAACATGAGAAACGATTCAAACCGTTGTCAGCCATGTTGGCAGCTTCAGAGACCACAGTGTTTCTCAAGTACTGCTCAATAGATTTCTATGAACGTTTGTGCTGACtatcatggtccccagaggatttGGATTCTAACCCAAGTTCAATTTCATAACAAACCATCGAGAAGTTGAAGAGACGTTCGCCTGTAACTGAGAGTGTCAGTTTCATGGTGTCGTGTGAATTTAAGGATTCAAGGAATCCTCCTCTGTGGAAATCCATTGAAAAGTTGTCGAGACATTTTGTGGGGCACTGACGTTAACGTTCATGTgaatagaaaaaacaaactccacAGATCAAACCACACAACCACTGGAATCAAACTTCCTCTTCGTGTCATGTTTCAGCTCCGTGATTCCTTAAAGGAGTTGAAGAAACGGTTTAACAACCTGAAGTTTAACTTCCTGAAGAGAAACGACAGGACCAGGAACATGAAGGCTGTCAGgaaccagctgcagcaggtggagctgTATGAGGACAAGCTGCAGGTACATCAACCATCAGAATAACCGGTGTGGGCCGGTACACATCAGTGTCGTACTCCTCTCTCTGACTCGGCCTCACAtttgggagccgtcatgtcgtccttTGTATTTTCAGTCTCAGCTCAGGAAACGCCTGCAGGGACTGAGGGCTCAGCTGGGACTAGAGGGCGTGGCCCGGGAGGTGGAGGACACCGTCaacgagctgcagagacagatggGAGAGTTAGAGCAAAGTGTGAGCGAACATCGAAAAACACTGGACATGACGTGCAGACTGCAGCGagccatggaggaggtgagaataaaactaatgaaataaaaacctgctcaaatcctttaaaaacatttaagtgttgttttcaGTATCAGTCCTGGTGTGAGGAGGCGAGTGCGACCATCACTCGCGTCCAGAAGTTTTCCTCAGACTGTCGCAGCACAGAGGCCGTCACCGTTCTCTATCGACAGTTTGAAAAGTTCGTGTGGCCGACGGTTcctcagcaggaggagaggatcaGTCAGATCGGTGACCTGGCGGTCAGACTGCACGGTGGGTAGCAGCAcacagttttattctgaaagggAACTTCAGCTGCATGAGGGttttaacaaatcatatttTCTTCCATGATTTCCACTGATCACGTGGTGCTaatgtgttttcagcagcaCTGGACAGAACAACATGTGACAAATCAAAATCTAATGTTACGATGACTTTAATGTCCAGATGAATCAGGTGACATCACAGGAGTGTACGTGTGTTgcaggggtggaggaggggcgGCGGTACATCGAGAGGACAGTCAGTAAACACTCTGAGATGGTGGCGTCCATCAGAGAGCTGAGTGACGGACtgatggagctggaggccaaactgaaggtaacaacacacaacatgaacacacaacgTCAACACACAAGGTCAACACACAAGGTCAACACACAACGTCAACACACAACGTCAACACACAACGTCAACACACAACGTCAACACACAAGGTCAACACACAAGGTCAACACACAACGTCAACACACAACGTCAACACACAAGGTCAACACACAACGTCAACACACAACgtcaacacacaacatgaacacacaacgTCAACACACAAGGTCAACACACAACGTCAACACACAACGTCAACACACAAGGTCAACACACAACGTCAACACACAAGGTCAACACACAAGGTCAACACACAAGGTCAACACACAAGGTCAACACACAACgtcaacacacaacatgaacacacaacgTCAACACACAAGGTCAACACACAACGTCAACACACAACGTCAACACACAACGTCAACACACAACGTCAACACACAACGTCAACACACAACGTCAACACACAAGGTCAACACACAAGgtcaacacacaacatgaacacacaacatgaacacacaacgtcaacacacaacatgaacacacaacatgaacacacaacatgaacacacaacgTCAACACACAACATTTAAGCCGAGTCTGTTCCAAAGAAAACATTCAtgttcactgttgtgttttcagctgaaacctgaaaaacagcagcagaacgacggagagaaagaaataaaagaggaagacgaggagcgGACGAGACAGAATGAGATGcgagaagaagagacagaaaagaagttGAGGGAAAATAGAAAGATGAAAACGACGGAGCAGGTGCATGACTGCCGCTCACAGGAAGCTGCCGACATGGTCAAAATAATGACACGTTCAGATTAAAGTgaaacaaatgataaaaagaCGTTTCTCATTCTCCTTTACTGAtttgataaaatattaaatattaccATTCTGAATCTGTCCTGTTCTCCCAGTGCGAGCTGAAGGAGACAGGCCACACCCCCGAACTGACCGGCAAGGATGATTGGAAGGAGGTTCCTGTGAAGAAGCAGAATGCAGCCAATAGGAAGCCTCCGTTGCAGAAGAGCCACAATCAGGAGGCAGACCAACAGGAGGTCACCACAGAGATCAGGTACACTGAGTGAGTCCTAACCTGCTCCTCACCTGCTCCTCACAGGATGAACCACAGCTGCAGAACCCCATTCACCATCATTGTTTCAATCTAcacatgaaaaattaaaaaaatccaaatatcaAAGTGAAACCGACTCTGATGAACCTGAAACACGATTTAAACTTAAAACCTAAATCCATATGGTTCATCCTCTGGTAACAGTGAACGTCTGAACCAAGTTCATTTCACATAATGCTTGTAGATATTCTTCTTAAAGCCATAAATGTGAACACGACAGGAGAGTCACTGTCATTTACTGTAACTCAATTCCTCCGGGGACCATGACAATCCCAATGAGTCGGTTCATCCTGCAGGAGATGATTCTCGTTGACTAATTCGAGATCCACTGTCTGATCTGGGTTACTGAAGTTACAGAACAGAAACTTTataagaaaacaagagaaatctGAAGTTATAACAGAATTTGTTTACAGAGAAGTTTGGTTTCACTTTGTCGTTTCTCCTTCAGCCACAGACACGAGTCAAACTCCTCCTCCTACTGCTCCACCCACACCTTCAGCCTGTCCTGCAGCCCGGTGGAGGCCAGCCGACGCGTCAGCGCCACCCTCAGCCCATTACAGCCCAACTCCACTGAGGCTCAGACCACGCCCCCTTATCCTGTGACTGGCCCATCGCTCTGTGATGTCCAGAGGGAGTGTCAGAGGAAGGAGGTGCAGGTagtttccacttcctgtttattaaACACCACACCTCTGTGAGTGTTTTTCACCAGACGTGTCCATCAAGGATCCACTTTAGATCGACTTTGATTTCCCATTGACAGGATTCTAATGAGCTTCATATTTATAATTCACCAGACACTGATGATCACAAATGTTTGTTCCCTCCAACATGGTGACTGTAAGTTTAGCTCATCTCAGCTGTGgttcttgtcttttcttcagctcctccgTGACTCCTGTGCACTTAATAATTTGCTACACAGATGTAAACATTATAAATAAGATTCCAAGGTAGAAAATCAAGCTTCCTTTAGCAGAGGTTACTGGAAACAACATTATCCTCTTATCTACacttaaaataaatctaataaatCACAAGATACTTTTATATGAAAGTTATTTTGGAATTTGATCGGTCCTCAACATGTGTACATCTGTAGGAATATTCTTCATTAGTTTAAATTAGGAACCTCCCACAGAAAACCTTCTTTATATTCTGGTCCTCAGGATGCGTCCGACCTTTCAGAGGTGGAGCTCCATCAGCAGGAAGTGCTGACCGAAGACTCGCTGTCCAATGATGAATACGAGTGTGCATCACCTGACGATATCTCCCTGCCGCCACTGGCAGAAACACCCGAGTCCGGCTTGGTTCAATCAGACTTTGAGGAGGGCTTCTGTTTCAGTTCCCGCAGCGCCCACGTCAACCAGCACAGCCACCAGGCCCAGTCAGGGCAGAGCGGTACCGGTGCAGTCCAACAACAGAGAGGGTCCAGTCAGACGGAGGGTTATGCCCCTCCTCCGACCAATCATAACAACCCCAGGTCTGTTTGTATCGATAACACAAGTCAGATTCTCACAAGGTGTTTGATGGATGTCAACAATTTACACTTGTTTTGAAACACTAGCAGTCGAGCTTACCCCAAACCaagatgtgtgttttaatgcaaATCAGGAAACATCGGGTCAAACAAGTATAAGTATAAGAAAGCTTGACTTTACAGTTTGATGCTGTGCTGCCACATGTGATCACTGAGCACCGAGCCTTACTGAAGGAGAATCAGATCGTGGTCacatcacacattcacaatCCTGTCAGTGGACATGAGGCGTCGACCATCAATCCACCATCATCCAGAGTTAAGATTCTGTTCTTGTTGTGTATGTTACAGGTTCAGATCAGAGTCCAGTTCATTTGTCCAGAGTCCATTGACAGTTCCTGCTCCAGGCCTCCTCAGCATCCTGCGGACTGAGGAGGCCAGT includes:
- the ccdc141 gene encoding coiled-coil domain-containing protein 141 isoform X2 translates to MKGRGGEENVKLSPSFTTISTIAIQAGQSQLVVSVLRSGSLVHLQLVQVHPGLCEIGWNQEENQKLIQEQQQLIHKLQKHESEALSSVKRREEEETELKEAMGASLSEGWSLLLHLLHRRQEVLMMASDFYHRALEFDVSINKLENLQMRPDEVQLRFDSMRKDVLLKSLQVLNSSNVLLDKLQQLQSTEALQRRGAVLQDQQGAGGCEEMSSQSSQEVALRLEELVEMLQDRRRRADQAVRLQLQQAETSVVVRKKESGSEDWTLILDQNLESESTPAEGTHLQTHSRTEESRDRQTGSRSGPKPESSTVQKPRVKLVVRSGSRSDIQSGSRSEETRKLESGSRSELTSRSRLERNKDLQSESSSEDNVEPHLGSDLKPGSRSDKTGNLQQQETKTNSGRVDRYSGEDHTHQVLPTSQQQELLSSCERLVDKVWSWVQQSSNVLSHSSEAGRNLTEAEDALNTHMQLHTQAESACQDAENLKQILDQVRAPHTGPRAGPGQLSPLRALTEQLKRGRQTRTDAAAPLSPELAARADVVLTELQSVNRTIESNLQLLHTYVLFLGAAQQLEEEIEEVREVYRRRGEEEEGEDEEERGAADSSRSPPQKKKRVDARWEETLQRLHAAQEVGNSFVQIVTMASGSGLDLHSVASVVQRTIKQLIRTKQEVNELRSHHQVQIRQQEVTSHRKYRERLLKALQDLRSVSELLDSCTNVDLGSDLQTSTLTERFSQATPLFTLDAEVEQVMRSWKRLRGDQEVEEEEEDNMSELLRLQKKVKEQLEQSEWILDLSSSFHLRAQQLEALLLSDSDGSHEKQELIQSLFTTAAALKTNICTAAAQCDWAGFKLQQLELRLLSLDSLCVSWLNEAARRGEELRRERVTRQINDDIAQLRDSLKELKKRFNNLKFNFLKRNDRTRNMKAVRNQLQQVELYEDKLQSQLRKRLQGLRAQLGLEGVAREVEDTVNELQRQMGELEQSVSEHRKTLDMTCRLQRAMEEYQSWCEEASATITRVQKFSSDCRSTEAVTVLYRQFEKFVWPTVPQQEERISQIGDLAVRLHGVEEGRRYIERTVSKHSEMVASIRELSDGLMELEAKLKLKPEKQQQNDGEKEIKEEDEERTRQNEMREEETEKKLRENRKMKTTEQCELKETGHTPELTGKDDWKEVPVKKQNAANRKPPLQKSHNQEADQQEVTTEIRYTDHRHESNSSSYCSTHTFSLSCSPVEASRRVSATLSPLQPNSTEAQTTPPYPVTGPSLCDVQRECQRKEVQDASDLSEVELHQQEVLTEDSLSNDEYECASPDDISLPPLAETPESGLVQSDFEEGFCFSSRSAHVNQHSHQAQSGQSGTGAVQQQRGSSQTEGYAPPPTNHNNPRFRSESSSFVQSPLTVPAPGLLSILRTEEASVDFFLSSTEAHFTSRSNQVHKSKTTDKFTDVPERRSPSETEPLLNDLNSQFNQPQCTGSQSNSNRNVTSKSETLPQTDPIPHPADQSPTLQSNYCPQPLNGPDTDIHKDKTPLQDTGFLKCGFDQDTNFSQTRKETSVVSKPDSPTNTSSVTQQNVFIQSSHSDTLPQERNSHSSPHKSSLSQNKTKNYLIPHARGFAQSPNLTDSVVHNDRTLPPDIRTCLQTNTSLLQHNNLPQSFPDSSLDQSELSTQPSKETSSVKTVYCQSSSSDSPCNVPQAGITLRAKQDDLPDVHVPNNTELESNRFSNKQSHITVYSVHESLTQCVHDPGMSPSSTAKPTAPPLPQTQAHPHPPHLLTSDQDPDICQPMAIREEIRLTPQIHGPPLPAPPLPQAQAESLPRGKASKPGPPCFTRARSRATVKEGSPVTLEVEVTGHPEPTLTWPPHAVTEAVCCLTSCHRGRSRSKDGDTSPGPSPVCDGGKHFLFIPEALDSDGGLHDVVKHQWLVAEVFDLFSVDWQTWFGTLCVLLWLLYLILL